In the Brassica napus cultivar Da-Ae chromosome A7, Da-Ae, whole genome shotgun sequence genome, one interval contains:
- the LOC106353340 gene encoding CASP-like protein ARALYDRAFT_316979: MNRNGEEEVAEKRRRRRREGVQVCLRGGCLAASATAIAVMLMATEKGVADIYGLPLPLNSSWSFSPSYQYVVGACTVTILYSLLHLCLGIYRLLTGSPITPSRSQAWLCFIFDQLFSYLIMSAGSAGIGVTNLNKTGIKHTPLPDFCKTLSYFCNHVALSLLLVLLSFIFLASSSLFNVLVLSTL; the protein is encoded by the exons ATGAACAGAAATGGAGAGGAGGAAGTGGCcgagaagaggaggaggaggaggagggaggGGGTGCAGGTGTGCCTCAGAGGAGGCTGCTTGGCTGCTTCAGCCACGGCTATTGCGGTAATGTTGATGGCAACAGAGAAGGGTGTGGCTGACATCTATGGCTTGCCGCTCCCTCTAAACTCCAGTTGGTCTTTTTCTCCCTCCTACCA GTATGTGGTGGGGGCATGCACGGTGACCATTCTCTACTCCCTGTTACACCTCTGTCTAGGAATTTACAGGCTCCTCACTGGATCACCCATCACACCCTCCCGTTCCCAAGCTTGGCTTTGCTTCATCTTCGATCAG CTCTTCAGCTATTTGATAATGAGCGCTGGATCAGCCGGTATTGGAGTTACAAACCTCAACAAGACCGGCATCAAACACACTCCTCTCCCTGACTTCTGCAAGACCCTTTCTTATTTCTGCAATCACGTCGCACTCTCCCTCCTCCTAGTCTTGCTCTCCTTCATCTTTCTCGCCTCCTCTTCCCTCTTTAATGTCCTTGTGCTCTCCACTCTCTAG
- the LOC106353336 gene encoding probable plastidic glucose transporter 3, with the protein MDSVRRTYTMMRGRHIEKRVPSRELLSVLDKAETAAVTGTGKDIGNPSWKRSLPHVFVASLTSLLFGYHLGVVNETLESISIDLGFSGNTIAEGLVVSTCLGGAFIGSLFSGLVADGVGRRRAFQLSALPMIIGASVSATTESLEGMLLGRFFVGIGMGIGPSVTALYVTEVSPAYVRGTYGSSTQIATCLGLLASLFAGIPAKDNLGWWRICFWISTVPAVVLAVFMQLCAESPQWLFKRGRAAEAEVVFEKLLGGAYVKAAMAELVKSDRGDDGDSAKLSELLFGRSFRVVFIGSTLFALQQLSGINAVFYFSSTVFKKAGVPSASANICVGVCNLLGSTVAVVLMDKLGRKVLLIGSFAGMAVSLGLQALAHTSYSSTFGTLFLSVGGMLLFVLSFATGAGPVPSILLSEICPGRLRATALAVCLAVHWVINFFVGLLFLRMLEQLGSVLLNAIFGFFCVVAVIFVQKNVIETKGKSLQEIEISLLSATSQ; encoded by the exons ATGGATTCTGTTAGACGCACGTACACGATGATGCGAGGTCGTCACATTGAGAAACGTGTTCCTTCCAGAGAGTTACTCTCTGTTCTCGATAAAGCTGAAACTGCAGCAG TGACTGGGACGGGAAAAGATATCGGGAATCCTTCATGGAAGCGATCTCTGCCTCACGTATTCGTTGCTTCTCTCACCTCCCTTTTATTCGGCTATCACCTTGG GGTTGTTAATGAAACTCTCGAAAGCATTTCAATTGACCTTGGCTTTAGTGGCAACACCATCGCCGAAG GTCTTGTTGTTAGTACGTGCTTAGGTGGCGCCTTTATTGGATCTCTGTTCAGTGGGTTGGTCGCGGATGGTGTTGGCCGCCGTAGAGCTTTCCAGTTGAGCGCTTTACCAATGATTATCGGAGCTTCTGTGAG TGCAACAACTGAGAGTCTTGAGGGCATGCTCCTGGGAAGGTTTTTTGTCGGAATTGGAATGGGCATAGGTCCTTCTGTTACAGCTCTCTATGTCACTGAG GTGTCACCTGCTTATGTGAGAGGCACATATGGCAGCTCTACCCAAATTGCGACTTGTCTTGGGCTCTTAGCTTCACTATTTGCTGGAATCCCAGCAAAAGACAACTTGGGCTG GTGGCGTATATGTTTTTGGATATCCACAGTCCCAGCTGTAGTCCTTGCTGTTTTCATGCAACTCTGCGCCGAAAGTCCTCAGTGGCTTTTCAAG AGAGGAAGGGCAGCTGAAGCTGAAGTCGTGTTTGAGAAGTTACTGGGAGGGGCATACGTCAAGGCTGCCATGGCAGAGTTAGTGAAGTCAGATAGGGGAGATGATGGCGATTCGGCCAAATTGTCGGAATTGCTTTTTGGGCGCAGTTTTAGAG TGGTTTTCATTGGATCTACCCTTTTTGCTTTACAACAGTTGTCTGGGATAAACGCTGTGTTCTATTTCTCATCAACTGTCTTCAAGAAAGCTGGTGTACCTTCAGCCTCGGCCAACATTTGTGTGGGAGTATGCAACCTCTTAG GTTCTACTGTAGCAGTGGTTTTAATGGATAAGCTGGGGAGAAAAGTATTGCTTATTGGGAGTTTTGCGGGCATG GCAGTATCTCTGGGTCTCCAAGCATTAGCACATACTTCATATTCATCAACTTTTGGAACCTTGTTTCTCTCGGTCGGAGGAATGCTACT GTTTGTGTTGTCGTTTGCAACTGGAGCTGGTCCTGTTCCAAGTATTCTCCTGTCTGAGATATGCCCTGGTCGTCTTCGGGCAACAGCATTGGCTGTTTGTCTTGCTGTTCACTGG GTAATAAACTTCTTCGTGGGGCTGCTGTTTCTAAGAATGCTGGAGCAACTAGGTTCGGTGCTTCTAAATGCAATCTTTGGCTTCTTCTGCGTGGTGGCAGTTATCTTTGTGCAGAAGAACGTGATTGAGACTAAAGGGAAGAGCCTCCAAGAGATAGAAATCAGTCTGCTCTCTGCCACCAGCCAGTGA
- the LOC125576231 gene encoding uncharacterized protein LOC125576231, whose product MAPNGRRKSVSGSVVKPPPPPKLAQASLHRTLSDISLDFHREEKGLGTITEVEKAKCECCGMREECTMEYIEKVREKFLGKWICGLCSEAVKEEREKKEENGLEGALKEHMSACLRFNKLGRKYPALFQAEAMRDMLRKSTRRSQSISPKPMSTIHNKPAISRTSSCMPAITRDLN is encoded by the coding sequence ATGGCACCAAACGGGAGAAGGAAGAGCGTGAGCGGAAGCGTGGTAAAGCCTCCACCGCCACCGAAGCTAGCGCAGGCATCACTGCATAGGACCCTATCAGACATATCATTGGATTTCCACAGAGAAGAGAAAGGACTAGGGACGATAACAGAGGTGGAGAAGGCAAAGTGCGAGTGCTGCGGGATGAGGGAGGAGTGCACCATGGAGTACATAGAGAAGGTGAGGGAGAAGTTCTTGGGAAAGTGGATTTGCGGTCTCTGCTCAGAGGCGGtaaaggaggagagagagaagaaggaggAGAATGGGCTAGAAGGAGCCTTGAAGGAGCATATGAGCGCTTGCCTAAGGTTCAACAAGCTTGGAAGAAAGTATCCTGCTCTCTTTCAAGCTGAGGCCATGAGAGATATGCTCAGGAAAAGTACGAGGAGGAGTCAGTCTATCAGCCCTAAACCCATGTCTACTATTCACAATAAGCCTGCCATTTCCCGTACTTCAAGCTGTATGCCTGCCATCACCAGAGACCTTAATTAA
- the LOC106353338 gene encoding peroxisome biogenesis protein 2 — MTSPPPPDDDAWVRSHHRLLPQSQSLLSSHQSVIAVAISRVNQFDAARLDVEMSAMLKEQLVKVFTLAKPGMLFQYEPELDAFLEFLIWRFSIWVDKPTPGNALMNLRYRDERVAAQLSGKVRTGLEGPGLTAPQKIWYCVASVGGQYLFSRLQSFSAFRRWGDSEQRPLARRLWTLVQRIEGIYKAASFLNLLSFLYTGRYRNLIEKALRARLVYRSPHMNRSVSFEYMNRQLVWNEFSEMLLLLLPLLNSSAIKNILSPFAKESSSSNKEDTVACPICQVDPATPFIALPCQHRYCYYCIRTRCASAASFRCLRCNEPVVAIQREGVSSGK, encoded by the exons ATGACGTCGCCTCCGCCTCCTGACGATGATGCTTGGGTCCGTTCTCATCACCGTTTACTTCCCCAATCGCAATCGCTCCTCTCTTCCCACCAG TCAGTTATAGCGGTTGCAATATCAAGGGTAAATCAGTTCGACGCTGCAAGGCTAGATGTTGAAATGTCTGCCATGTTGAAGGAACAGTTGGTTAAGGTTTTCACTTTGGCCAAG CCAGGAATGCTGTTTCAATACGAACCAGAGCTAGATGCATTCCTTGAGTTTCTCATTTGGAGATTCTCTATTTGGGTTGACAAACCTACCCCTGGAAATGCTCTCATGAATCTTAGATACAGAGATGAACGTGTTGCTGCCCAACTCTCTGGCAaag TCAGAACAGGACTAGAAGGCCCTGGACTTACTGCTCCCCAAAAGATTTGGTACTGTGTTGCCTCAGTTGGTGGTCAGTACCTCTTCTCCCGTTTGCAGTCGTTTTCTGCTTTCCGTAGATGGGGTGATTCTGAGCAGAGACCATTGGCTAGGCGACTTTGGACCCTCGTTCAACGAATCGAAGGCATCTATAAAGCTGCTTCTTTTCTTAACCTCTTGTCATTTCTTTATACCGGAAG GTATAGGAACCTCATTGAAAAAGCTTTAAGAGCAAGGCTTGTCTATAGGAGTCCCCATATGAACCGATCTGTCAGCTTCGAGTACATGAATCGCCAACTTGTCTGGAATGAATTTTCT GAAATGCTTTTGTTGCTTCTTCCGCTGCTCAACTCTTCAGCTATAAAGAATATTCTTAGTCCATTTGCCAAAGAAAGTTCCTCAAGCAATAAAGAGGATACAGTTGCTTGCCCCATTTGCCAAGTGGATCCTGCAACTCCGTTTATTGCTCTGCCTTGCCAGCACAG GTACTGTTACTACTGTATAAGGACCCGCTGCGCCTCAGCAGCATCATTCAGGTGTCTTAGATGTAACGAGCCTGTGGTTGCCATACAACGGGAAGGTGTTTCAAGTGGCAAATGA
- the LOC106353341 gene encoding mavicyanin isoform X2, with amino-acid sequence MVVVASEGPRVFKVGDEFEWRVPLQNDTSVYSRWANTNRFHIGDSLSFVYDKDSVMEVDKWGFYHCNGSDPITAFDNGNSTFYLDRPGLFYFISGSNAHCTSGQRLIVEVMHIHHHHNHHDVSLPPSMSPLSASSPSESAFDSHDPASSAAASSLLASFFPPFAALLVALFSCQP; translated from the exons ATGGTAGTAGTAGCGTCAGAGGGTCCTAGAGTTTTCAAGGTTGGAGACGAGTTCGAGTGGAGAGTTCCACTCCAGAATGATACATCGGTTTACAGCCGCTGGGCGAACACCAACCGCTTCCACATCGGCGATTCTCTCT CGTTTGTGTACGACAAGGACTCGGTGATGGAAGTAGACAAATGGGGTTTTTACCACTGCAACGGCAGCGATCCAATCACAGCGTTCGACAATGGAAACAGCACGTTTTACCTTGATCGTCCTGGTCTCTTCTACTTCATCAGCGGCTCCAACGCCCACTGCACCAGTGGACAGCGTCTCATCGTGGAAGTGATGCatatccaccaccaccacaaccaCCACGATGTTTCCTTGCCTCCGTCCATGTCACCTCTCTCTGCCAGCTCTCCCTCTGAATCTGCATTCGACTCTCATGATCCTGCTTCTTCCGCTGCTGCCTCCTCCCTGCTCGCCTCCTTCTTCCCTCCCTTTGCTGCACTTCTTGTTGCTCTTTTCAGCTGCCAACCATAG
- the LOC106353339 gene encoding uncharacterized protein LOC106353339: MGVSSPDFRAPPPSPVASSRRSSFTANEDVLSEFLDKCGRVPNLVLPDKVFPKHRFLLNPPTFDFLRLGSSSPLLMDAIDTIGCFQLINHGVPETKVRAAADKIIFQDETEEFVFYKDVDDACNSDLRELMGEAERIGKAIREKLGGRSQEEEEEEEEEEEGVGVCYVKKHNSQIESQGWEEEEAIRMLIRGYDERHSLCLSFCHAEFHVYSKRGWFSFSPRPDAVVVTVGDQGWSGRFKAVVGRPLLHRSAHASLPRNFVSISFLYTAAAAAAATTRSDAARITHHHQKNTISIYQQLFFALILTLIIPFFFT, encoded by the exons ATGGGAGTTTCATCTCCTGATTTCCGAGCTCCTCCTCCCTCACCCGTGGCATCCAGCCGCCGGTCCTCCTTCACCGCCAATGAAGACGTCCTCTCCGAGTTCTTGGATAAGTGTGGTCGAGTCCCAAATCTTGTATTGCCCGACAAAGTCTTCCCCAAGCACAGATTCCTTCTGAACCCTCCCACCTTTGATTTCCTACGGTTAGGCTCCTCCTCGCCCCTCCTCATGGATGCCATCGACACCATCGGTTGTTTTCAGCTCATCAATCACGGTGTTCCCGAGACTAAGGTGAGAGCCGCCGCTGACAAAATCATTTTCCAAGATGAGACAGAGGAGTTCGTTTTTTATAAAGATGTCGATGATGCTTGTAATTCAGATTTGAG GGAGTTGATGGGCGAGGCAGAGAGGATAGGGAAGGCGATAAGAGAAAAATTAGGAGGGAGAAgccaagaggaagaagaagaagaagaagaagaggaagaaggtgTAGGGGTTTGCTACGTGAAGAAGCATAATAGCCAAATCGAATCACAAGGGTGGGAGGAGGAAGAAGCCATAAGGATGCTGATAAGAGGGTATGATGAAAGACATTCTTTGTGCCTCAGCTTCTGCCATGCAGAGTTCCATGTCTATTCCAAGAGAGGTTGGTTCTCATTCTCCCCACGTCCAGATGCGGTCGTGGTGACGGTTGGAGATCAAGGCTGGAGCGGGAGGTTTAAGGCTGTTGTGGGGAGACCTCTTCTTCATAGATCAGCTCATGCATCTCTTCCTCGCAATTTCGTTTCTATCTCCTTCCTCTAcactgctgctgctgctgctgctgctactACTAGAAGTGATGCCGCAAGAATtactcatcatcatcagaagaaTACCATTTCCATCTACCAACAGCTTTTTTTTGCTCTCATTCTCACACTCATCATCCCTTTCTTCTTTACTTGA
- the LOC106353342 gene encoding flavin mononucleotide hydrolase 1, chloroplatic, producing MMMTMIGSNKAFLMSTTAAATATAMNTFELFNSKPNVIEKKRNRASVTYDAPKRKLPVLLFDVMDTIVRDPFYQDIPAFFGMPMKELLECKHPTAWIEFEKGLIDEDELARKFFIDGREFDLEGLKDCIRSGYSYLDGMQELLQALRDDNFEIHAFTNYPIWYKMIEDKLKLSAYLSWTFCSCNTGKRKPDPEFYLEVVEHLGVEPCDCVFIDDRPSNVKCAVEIGMRGLCFENADSLLKDLSQLGVNVSLPNI from the exons atgatgatgacgatgatcGGGAGTAATAAGGCATTTCTGATGTCGACGACGGCGGCGGCGACGGCGACGGCGATGAATACATTCGAATTGTTCAATTCGAAACCCAACGTCATCGAGAAGAAGCGTAATCGGGCTTCGGTTACTTACGACGCTCCGAAAAGGAAGCTCCCGGTTCTCCTCTTCGACGTGATGGACACCATCGTCCGTGATCCATTCTACCAAGATATTCCGGCCTTCTTCGG AATGCCGATGAAGGAGCTACTCGAGTGCAAGCATCCAACCGCCTGGATCGAATTCGAAAAGGGATTGATTGATGAGGATGAGCTGGCAAGAAAGTTCTTTATTGATGGGAGGGAGTTTGATTTGGAAG GGCTAAAGGATTGCATTAGATCAGGATACTCCTACTTAGATGGGATGCAAGAGCTTCTTCAAGCTTTGAGAGATGATAACTTCGAGATTCATGCTTTCACCAACTACCCCATCTG GTACAAAATGATAGAAGACAAGTTGAAGCTTTCAGCCTACTTGTCATGGACTTTTTGTTCTTGTAATACAG GAAAGAGAAAGCCTGATCCAGAGTTCTATCTCGAGGTTGTGGAACATCTCGGTGTCGAACCTTGCGACTGTGTATTCATTGATGACAG GCCAAGCAACGTCAAGTGTGCAGTGGAGATTGGGATGCGTGGGTTATGTTTTGAGAATGCTGATTCGCTCCTCAAGGATCTCTCACAGCTAGGGGTCAATGTCTCTCTACCCAATATTTGA
- the LOC106353341 gene encoding early nodulin-like protein 3 isoform X1 produces MMKMTSPLSLSSLMIILLCVRAVMVVVASEGPRVFKVGDEFEWRVPLQNDTSVYSRWANTNRFHIGDSLSFVYDKDSVMEVDKWGFYHCNGSDPITAFDNGNSTFYLDRPGLFYFISGSNAHCTSGQRLIVEVMHIHHHHNHHDVSLPPSMSPLSASSPSESAFDSHDPASSAAASSLLASFFPPFAALLVALFSCQP; encoded by the exons atgatgaaaatgactTCTCCTCTGTCTCTGTCCAGTCTGATGATAATTTTGTTGTGCGTTAGGGCGGTGATGGTAGTAGTAGCGTCAGAGGGTCCTAGAGTTTTCAAGGTTGGAGACGAGTTCGAGTGGAGAGTTCCACTCCAGAATGATACATCGGTTTACAGCCGCTGGGCGAACACCAACCGCTTCCACATCGGCGATTCTCTCT CGTTTGTGTACGACAAGGACTCGGTGATGGAAGTAGACAAATGGGGTTTTTACCACTGCAACGGCAGCGATCCAATCACAGCGTTCGACAATGGAAACAGCACGTTTTACCTTGATCGTCCTGGTCTCTTCTACTTCATCAGCGGCTCCAACGCCCACTGCACCAGTGGACAGCGTCTCATCGTGGAAGTGATGCatatccaccaccaccacaaccaCCACGATGTTTCCTTGCCTCCGTCCATGTCACCTCTCTCTGCCAGCTCTCCCTCTGAATCTGCATTCGACTCTCATGATCCTGCTTCTTCCGCTGCTGCCTCCTCCCTGCTCGCCTCCTTCTTCCCTCCCTTTGCTGCACTTCTTGTTGCTCTTTTCAGCTGCCAACCATAG
- the LOC106353343 gene encoding golgin candidate 5: MAWFSDKISLGGFPDLTGAVNKFQESVKNIEKNFDNALGFDDKSESAGEASSMWPPVMSFMGNTSDEKLDSLEDSASSENPPQSEEEEKEERSGKVATEQEVLVEANKETNVTEEADQAEVAETVVLDPKDGEPESQMALEDSQGNSVQQPRDTSSLEPDEKQELAAASQESQPEPPKSEDAGSEAEEAMPEEDAGTNEVSVGNNEAVSSPVIADTDETKNEQERQSENLEKRTSSVNVAVSPDTDNVNRVEPSDAQLSLSTESAGSANESSVLKRSPSDEISERVVDFVSRELDSRLDGSELIDSQRSSSATNASDSADVIMELEKTKKEMKMLENALQGAARQAQAKADEIAKLMHENEQLKSATEDLKRKSNEAEVESLREEYHQRVATLERKVYALTKERDTLRREQNKKSDAAALLKEKDEIINQVMAEGEELSKKQAAQEGQIRKLRAQIREVEEEKKGLITKLQSEENKVESIKRDKTATEKLLQETIEKHQAELASQKEYYSNALAAAKEAQALAEERTNNEARIELENRLKEAGERESMLVQALEELRQTLSKKEQQVVFREDMFRRELEDLQRRYQASERRCEELITQVPESTRPLLRQIEAMQETTARRAEAWGAVERTLNARLQEAETKAATAEERERSVNERLSQTLSRINVLEAQLSCLRAEQGQLSKSLEKERQRAAENRQEYLAAKEEADTLGGRANQLEVEIMELRRKHKQELQEVLLHNELIQKDLEREKATRLDLERTARINTSTASEQLPISRQNSTYENGGLQRKLSSASSLGSMEESYFLQASLDSSDKSSEKRSMPEATMSPYYMKSITPSAYEATLRQKEGELASYMSRLASMESIRDSLAEELVKMTAECEKLRGEADRVPGIKAELEALRQRHAAALELMGERDEELEELRADIVDLKEMYKEQVNMLVNKIQ, encoded by the exons ATGGCTTGGTTCAGTGACAAGATTTCTCTGGGAGGATTCCCGGATCTCACTGGGGCAGTTAATAAATTCCAGGAGAGCGTTAAGAACATCGAGAAGAATTTCGATAACGCCCTTGGCTTTGATGACAAGTCCGAATCTGCCGGTGAAG CTTCAAGTATGTGGCCACCTGTAATGTCCTTCATGGGTAACACCTCTGATGAGAAACTTGATTCATTGGAAGACTCTGCCAGCTCAGAAAATCCACCTCaatccgaagaagaagaaaaagaagaaagatctgGTAAGGTAGCTACTGAACAAGAAGTATTAGTTGAagcaaataaagaaacaaatgtgACAGAAGAAGCTGACCAAGCTGAGGTAGCAGAGACTGTTGTTTTAGATCCCAAAGATGGTGAACCTGAATCTCAGATGGCTCTAGAAGATTCTCAAGGAAACTCGGTTCAACAGCCTCGTGACACGAGTAGTTTAGAACCTGATGAGAAGCAGGAATTGGCAGCTGCTTCACAAGAGTCTCAGCCAGAGCCACCCAAGTCCGAAGATGCTGGATCAGAGGCAGAGGAGGCTATGCCTGAGGAGGATGCTGGAACAAACGAAGTTTCTGTAGGAAATAACGAAGCTGTTTCCTCTCCTGTGATTGCTGATACGGATGAGACAAAAAATGAGCAGGAAAGGCAGAGTGAAAATCTGGAGAAGAGAACATCGTCTGTAAATGTCGCAGTTTCACCTGATACAGATAATGTTAACAGGGTAGAGCCCTCTGATGCTCAACTGTCTTTAAGTACCGAGTCGGCTGGTTCTGCTAATGAGTCTTCTGTGCTGAAGAGATCTCCTTCAGATGAAATTTCAGAGAGAGTTGTAGATTTTGTTTCTCGTGAACTGGATTCAAGACTTGATGGTAGTGAATTAATTGACAGCCAGCGTTCGAGCTCTGCAACAAATGCTTCTGACTCTGCTGATGTTATTATGGAATTAGAGAAGACAAAAAAGGAAATGAAAATGTTGGAAAATGCACTGCAAGGTGCTGCAAGGCAAGCTCAG GCAAAGGCTGATGAGATTGCAAAGTTAATGCATGAAAATGAGCAGCTAAAATCTGCCACTGAGGATTTGAAG AGGAAATCCAATGAAGCTGAAGTTGAGTCTTTGCGAGAAGAATACCATCAGAGAGTTGCTACTCTTGAGAGGAAG GTTTACGCACTCACCAAAGAAAGGGATACACTTAGAAGAGAACAGAACAAGAAAAGTGATGCTGCGGCCCTTCTTAAGGAGAAAGatgaaataataaatcaagTTATGGCTGAAG GCGAAGAGCTTTCGAAGAAACAAGCTGCTCAAGAGGGTCAGATCAGGAAGCTGAGAGCTCAG ATTAGAGAggtggaagaagagaagaaaggacTGATCACAAAGCTTCAG TCTGAAGAAAATAAGGTAGAGAGTATTAAAAGGGACAAGACAGCTACAGAGAAGCTGCTGCAAGAGACCATAGAAAAACATCAAGCCGAACTTGCTTCTCAGAAAGAGTATTACTCGAATGCATTAGCTGCAGCAAAGGAAGCTCAAGCATTAGCGGAGGAGCGTACCAACAATGAGGCGAGAATAGAGTTAGAGAATCGTCTAAAGGAGGCCGGAGAGCGGGAATCTATGCTAGTACAGGCGCTGGAAGAATTGAGGCAAACCTTAAGCAAAAAGGAGCAACAG GTAGTGTTTAGGGAAGACATGTTCCGCAGAGAACTTGAAGACCTTCAAAGACGTTATCAG GCTAGTGAACGAAGGTGTGAGGAATTAATCACCCAAGTTCCTGAGTCTACAAGGCCTCTCCTAAGACAGATTGAGGCAATGCAG GAAACTACTGCCAGAAGAGCAGAAGCTTGGGGTGCTGTAGAGAGAACTTTGAATGCCCGACTGCAG GAAGCAGAAACTAAAGCTGCCACAGCTGAAGAGCGAGAGCGCTCTGTGAATGAACGCCTCTCTCAAACCTTATCAAGGATCAATGTTCTTGAGGCTCAG CTTTCATGTCTTAGAGCAGAACAAGGCCAGTTAAGTAAGTCGCTCGAGAAGGAGAGGCAAAGAGCGGCAGAGAATAGACAGGAGTATCTGGCAGCTAAGGAAGAAGCAGATACCTTAGGCGGTCGAGCAAACCAACTTGAAGTGGAAATCATGGAACTGCGGAGAAAACATAAGCAAGAGTTGCAAGAAGTGCTGCTCCACAACGAGCTTATTCAAAAG GACCTAGAAAGGGAGAAGGCTACCCGTTTGGATCTTGAAAGAACTGCCCGTATCAATACCTCGACAGCCTCTGAACAGCTTCCCATATCAAGGCAAAATTCTACCTATGAGAATG GAGGCTTGCAAAGAAAGCTCTCAAGCGCAAGCAGCCTTGGCAGCATGGAGGAGAGCTATTTTCTGCAAGCTTCGCTTGATTCGTCAGATAAATCTTCTGAGAAGAGAAGCATGCCTGAAGCAACTATGAGTCCATACTACATGAAGAGCATCACACCGAGTGCTTATGAAGCCACACTTCGACAGAAAGAGGGTGAACTTGCTTCTTACATGTCCCGCTTG GCGTCAATGGAGTCTATCCGAGATTCCCTAGCTGAAGAACTAGTCAAAATGACCGCAGAG TGTGAGAAATTAAGAGGGGAGGCGGATAGGGTGCCGGGCATAAAAGCAGAGCTGGAAGCACTAAGACAAAGGCATGCGGCTGCTCTGGAATTGATGGGTGAACGAGATGAGGAG TTGGAGGAACTTCGAGCGGATATAGTGGACTTGAAGGAAATGTACAAGGAGCAAGTGAACATGCTGGTGAACAAG ATCCAATGA